A window of Deltaproteobacteria bacterium contains these coding sequences:
- the rfaE2 gene encoding D-glycero-beta-D-manno-heptose 1-phosphate adenylyltransferase, giving the protein MKEKILTTGELKKRIDRLKEEGKTVVFTNGCFDILHVGHVRYLEEAKKLGDVLVLGLNSDSSVRAIKGPRRPVVPEEDRACVMAALESIDFVTLFDEETPLHLIETLEPHIIVKGGDWSLERIVGRDLVESRGGRVVVIPEIPGSSTTNIIEKILNTRDDGQ; this is encoded by the coding sequence ATGAAAGAGAAAATCCTCACCACGGGGGAACTGAAGAAAAGAATCGATCGTCTCAAAGAGGAGGGGAAAACCGTTGTTTTCACCAACGGCTGTTTCGATATCCTTCACGTGGGGCATGTCCGGTATCTGGAAGAAGCGAAGAAACTGGGCGATGTGCTGGTCCTGGGTCTCAACAGCGACTCTTCGGTGCGGGCGATCAAGGGACCGCGGCGGCCCGTCGTTCCCGAGGAAGATCGGGCCTGCGTCATGGCCGCCCTGGAATCGATCGATTTTGTAACGCTCTTCGATGAGGAAACGCCGCTTCATCTGATCGAAACCCTTGAGCCTCATATCATTGTAAAAGGCGGAGACTGGAGCCTGGAGCGGATAGTGGGACGGGACCTCGTGGAAAGCCGCGGCGGGCGGGTGGTGGTCATACCCGAGATACCAGGTTCCTCAACAACCAATATCATTGAGAAAATCCTGAACACGAGGGATGACGGGCAGTAA
- a CDS encoding ComF family protein, whose protein sequence is MMNWNLENILSGLIDIIFPPRCLLCGSFRAEVHGGVLCNDCFSRISFTGSPLCPCCGLPFQVDGASNHLCGECAAGNQPFSRARSLARYENTMLDAVHLFKYRGNRGIGRFLGKLMAEHGYDDFDVGRYSRIMPVPLHPAKLRKRGFNQALVLARKIAERYSLLLDFSSLARKTDTSPQVGLEKKDRLLNVRGAFTVTNPAAVRGERILLIDDVYTTGSTVKECARVLRRRGAREVAILTLARA, encoded by the coding sequence GTGATGAACTGGAACCTTGAGAACATTCTTTCCGGTCTTATCGACATCATCTTCCCCCCACGGTGTCTTCTGTGCGGTTCATTCCGGGCGGAGGTTCACGGGGGGGTCCTCTGCAACGATTGTTTTTCCCGAATCTCATTCACCGGTTCACCCCTGTGTCCCTGCTGCGGGCTCCCCTTCCAGGTGGACGGAGCTTCGAACCATCTCTGCGGGGAATGCGCTGCGGGAAACCAACCTTTTTCTCGGGCCCGGTCCCTGGCACGATACGAGAACACGATGCTTGACGCCGTTCATCTCTTTAAATACCGGGGGAACAGGGGGATCGGGCGTTTTTTGGGAAAGCTCATGGCCGAGCACGGTTATGACGACTTCGATGTCGGCAGGTACTCACGTATCATGCCTGTCCCCCTCCATCCCGCCAAACTGCGGAAACGGGGATTCAACCAGGCGCTCGTTCTGGCCCGGAAGATCGCGGAAAGATATTCGCTCCTTCTTGATTTCTCAAGCCTGGCAAGAAAGACCGACACGTCCCCGCAGGTGGGCCTGGAAAAAAAGGACCGGCTGCTGAACGTCAGAGGCGCATTCACCGTCACGAACCCGGCGGCGGTGCGGGGCGAGCGGATCCTTCTGATTGATGACGTGTATACAACGGGAAGCACCGTCAAGGAATGTGCGCGGGTGCTCCGGCGCCGGGGAGCGCGAGAGGTGGCCATTCTTACCCTCGCCCGGGCATGA
- the dksA gene encoding RNA polymerase-binding protein DksA gives MKQQQLEYFKNLFNHRIKQLLDEAEKTVSDMTTGGNENFPDLTDRASQESDRNFELRIRDRERKLINKMKEALKRIDEGTFGICDMCGKEISEKRLMARPVTTLCIECKTKQEEQEKQRGE, from the coding sequence ATGAAACAGCAGCAGCTTGAATATTTCAAAAATCTTTTTAATCACAGGATCAAACAGCTCCTGGATGAAGCGGAAAAGACCGTTTCCGATATGACAACGGGCGGTAATGAAAATTTCCCGGACCTGACCGACAGGGCCTCACAGGAATCGGACAGAAACTTCGAGCTTCGAATCCGCGACAGGGAGCGCAAGCTCATCAATAAGATGAAGGAAGCCTTGAAACGAATCGACGAAGGAACCTTCGGCATCTGTGACATGTGCGGGAAAGAGATCTCCGAGAAGAGACTCATGGCCAGGCCCGTCACAACTCTCTGTATCGAATGCAAAACGAAGCAGGAAGAACAGGAAAAACAGAGAGGGGAATAA
- the rsfS gene encoding ribosome silencing factor yields MDTKSLVLACANAALERKAKDLTILKIKELSSFTDFFIICSGSSDRQVSAIADAVAEKLKKLGILPLGIEGARGGKWVLMDYGDVVVHVFYEPVREFYDIERLWSDAPGMVIDDSEREITALSDELEP; encoded by the coding sequence ATAGACACGAAATCCCTTGTCCTTGCCTGCGCGAATGCAGCGCTGGAAAGAAAAGCAAAAGACCTCACCATTCTCAAGATAAAAGAACTCTCATCATTTACTGATTTCTTCATTATTTGCAGCGGCAGTTCCGACCGCCAGGTATCGGCGATCGCGGACGCCGTCGCGGAAAAGCTGAAAAAGCTCGGGATCTTACCCCTGGGGATCGAGGGCGCCCGCGGCGGCAAATGGGTCCTTATGGATTACGGCGACGTGGTAGTTCACGTCTTTTATGAACCGGTCAGGGAATTTTATGATATCGAGCGGCTCTGGTCCGATGCCCCCGGCATGGTGATCGATGACTCGGAACGCGAGATCACGGCACTCAGTGATGAACTGGAACCTTGA